A genomic region of Candidatus Spechtbacteria bacterium contains the following coding sequences:
- a CDS encoding DUF378 domain-containing protein produces MEKMSILDWAAFVLVVVGGLNWALYGLMGVDLVAILLGVSVLAQAVYGLIGLSALYMLVTGLMRELK; encoded by the coding sequence ATGGAAAAAATGTCAATTTTAGATTGGGCAGCGTTTGTTTTAGTTGTTGTCGGAGGCCTTAATTGGGCTCTTTATGGACTTATGGGCGTGGATCTTGTCGCAATTTTGTTGGGCGTGTCAGTACTCGCGCAGGCTGTGTACGGATTAATAGGACTTTCGGCGCTTTATATGCTTGTAACTGGTTTGATGAGAGAGTTGAAATAG